From Pyxicephalus adspersus chromosome 7, UCB_Pads_2.0, whole genome shotgun sequence, a single genomic window includes:
- the NEUROD1 gene encoding neurogenic differentiation factor 1, translating into MTKSYRDNGLIMSDTQGSRGWVDECLSSQDEHDMEKKEEELDSIMKDEDEDSLKHHNEEENDEEEGEDDEDDDDDDDDEDEDGDDDQKPKRRGPKKKKMTKARVERFKMRRIKANARERNRMHGLNAALDNLRKVVPCYSKTQKLSKIETLRLAKNYIWALSEILRSGKSPDLVSFVQTLCKGLSHPTTNLVAGCLQLNPRTFLPEQNQDMPAHIQAASASFPLHPYPYQSPGLPSPPYGTMDSSHIFHVKPHSYGAALEPFFENTVTDCTSPSFDGPLSPPLSVNGNFSFKHEPSQEFDKNYAFTMHYPAASLAQSHGPLFSSTGPRCEIPIDSIMSFDGHTHHERVMSAQLNAIFHD; encoded by the coding sequence ATGACCAAGTCCTATCGAGATAATGGGTTGATCATGTCTGACACCCAGGGCTCCAGAGGTTGGGTGGATGAGTGTCTGAGCTCTCAGGATGAACATGACatggagaagaaggaggaagaactTGATAGTATCATGAAAGACGAGGATGAGGACTCTCTCAAGCATCACAATGAAGAAGAGAATGACGAAGAAGAAGGTgaagatgatgaggatgatgatgatgatgatgatgacgaggATGAAGATGGGGATGATGACCAGAAACCCAAGAGACGTGGTCCTAAGAAGAAGAAAATGACTAAAGCCAGGGTGGAGCGCTTTAAAATGAGGCGCATTAAAGCCAACGCTAGAGAAAGGAACCGCATGCATGGTCTGAACGCTGCGCTGGACAACCTGCGCAAAGTGGTCCCTTGTTACTCCAAAACGCAAAAGTTGTCCAAGATCGAGACCTTGCGCTTGGCTAAAAACTACATCTGGGCTCTTTCTGAGATCCTGAGGTCTGGGAAAAGTCCAGACTTGGTGTCCTTTGTACAGACACTTTGCAAAGGTTTGTCCCACCCGACTACCAATCTAGTAGCTGGGTGCCTTCAGCTGAACCCCAGAACTTTTCTTCCAGAGCAGAACCAGGATATGCCAGCACATATACAAGCAGCAAGCGCTTCCTTCCCTCTGCATCCCTACCCATACCAATCCCCTGGTCTTCCCAGCCCTCCTTATGGTACCATGGACAGCTCCCACATTTTTCATGTCAAGCCTCATTCATATGGGGCAGCTTTGGAGCCTTTCTTTGAGAACACTGTCACTGACTGCACCAGCCCCTCGTTTGATGGCCCCCTCAGCCCTCCCTTGAGTGTTAACGGGAACTTTTCCTTTAAACATGAGCCTTCGCAGGAGTTTGATAAAAATTATGCCTTTACCATGCACTATCCAGCTGCCAGCCTAGCGCAGAGCCATGGCCCCCTCTTCTCCAGCACTGGCCCACGTTGTGAAATCCCCATAGACAGCATTATGTCCTTTGATGGCCACACACACCACGAAAG